One Oscillospiraceae bacterium DNA window includes the following coding sequences:
- a CDS encoding transketolase family protein, which translates to MTESKKIATRESYGNAVTELGAQHPEIVVLDADLAAATKTAIFKKRFPERFIDCGIAEANMMGIAAGLAATGKVPFASSFAMFAAGRAFEQVRNSIGYPHLNVKIGATHAGISVGEDGATHQCNEDIALMRSIPGMVVVNPADDVEARAAVKAAYLHEGPVYMRFGRLAVPVINDVPGYQFVLGKGVPLREGKDVTLIATGLCVSETLAAAEVLSAQGIAAQVINIHTIKPLDQALVLKAAAKTGLVVTIEEHSVIGGLGSAVCDCLSQNLPTRVCKIGMNDTFGESGPALKLLAKYGLDAAGIAAKVAAFVKESQ; encoded by the coding sequence ATGACCGAAAGCAAAAAAATAGCCACCCGTGAAAGTTACGGCAATGCCGTCACCGAGCTGGGTGCGCAGCACCCCGAAATTGTTGTACTGGACGCGGACCTTGCCGCCGCCACCAAGACCGCTATTTTTAAAAAGCGCTTTCCTGAGCGCTTCATCGACTGCGGCATTGCCGAGGCAAATATGATGGGCATAGCGGCGGGGCTTGCCGCAACCGGCAAAGTGCCGTTTGCCAGTTCGTTTGCCATGTTTGCGGCCGGCCGGGCTTTCGAGCAGGTGCGCAATTCCATTGGCTACCCACATTTAAATGTAAAGATCGGCGCGACCCACGCCGGCATTTCCGTTGGCGAAGACGGCGCGACCCACCAGTGCAATGAAGATATCGCGCTGATGCGCAGCATTCCGGGTATGGTCGTTGTCAATCCCGCGGATGATGTCGAGGCGCGCGCCGCGGTAAAGGCCGCCTACCTGCACGAAGGCCCGGTGTACATGCGCTTTGGGCGGCTGGCCGTGCCGGTGATCAACGATGTGCCCGGCTACCAGTTTGTGCTGGGCAAAGGTGTGCCCCTGCGCGAGGGCAAAGATGTAACGCTGATTGCCACCGGTCTGTGTGTTTCTGAAACGCTGGCCGCTGCAGAGGTTCTTTCGGCACAGGGCATTGCCGCGCAGGTCATCAATATCCACACCATTAAGCCCCTGGACCAAGCGCTGGTCCTAAAGGCGGCGGCTAAGACCGGCCTGGTCGTCACCATTGAGGAGCACTCGGTCATCGGCGGCCTGGGCAGTGCTGTCTGCGACTGCCTAAGCCAAAACCTGCCGACCCGCGTATGCAAAATCGGCATGAACGACACGTTTGGCGAGTCTGGGCCGGCCCTCAAATTGCTGGCCAAATACGGGCTGGACGCCGCGGGGATCGCCGCAAAGGTCGCCGCTTTTGTAAAAGAATCACAGTAA
- a CDS encoding inositol-3-phosphate synthase, translating to MGNKKIRLALIGVGNCACSLVQGIQFYKTQEIADEVGGLMHYNLGGYVPSDIEVVVGFDVDSKKVGKDVSQAILEKPNCAYKICDVPNLGAPVLRGPVLDGAPAHLRHYYGKDYFTVDDSQQPVDVVKALKDYQVDVILINLPTGSHDAVRFYVDAACKAGCGVVNGIPELIASTPENAQKCKDAGIPILGDDWKSQLGATIVHRALAKLFEDRGVKIVKSYQLNYAGNTDFINLVMRGETKHVTKHDAIESILKKEVPIAPGFAFVDNQNDQKTAIISIEGRKFGGAPVRLNLKLDVEDSPDAGGISIDAIRCCKIAKERGMSGSIDAPSSYFFKHPPKQFPDDVCEQMVEDFIAGK from the coding sequence ATGGGAAACAAAAAAATCCGCCTGGCACTGATTGGTGTCGGCAACTGTGCCTGCTCTCTGGTGCAGGGCATTCAGTTCTACAAGACACAGGAAATTGCCGATGAGGTCGGCGGCCTGATGCACTACAACCTGGGCGGCTACGTGCCCTCTGACATTGAGGTCGTTGTCGGCTTTGATGTAGACTCGAAAAAGGTTGGCAAGGATGTCAGCCAAGCCATTTTGGAAAAGCCAAACTGCGCCTACAAAATCTGTGACGTGCCAAACCTTGGCGCGCCCGTGCTGCGCGGCCCGGTGCTTGACGGCGCCCCCGCACATCTGCGCCACTACTATGGCAAAGACTACTTTACAGTAGACGACAGCCAGCAGCCAGTCGACGTGGTAAAAGCCCTGAAAGATTACCAGGTAGACGTTATTTTAATCAACCTGCCCACCGGCTCTCATGATGCGGTTCGCTTCTATGTAGATGCCGCCTGCAAAGCGGGCTGCGGCGTGGTCAACGGTATTCCTGAGCTGATTGCCAGCACACCCGAAAATGCACAGAAGTGCAAAGACGCGGGTATCCCGATCCTGGGCGACGACTGGAAAAGCCAGCTGGGCGCAACCATTGTGCACCGTGCACTTGCCAAGCTGTTTGAAGACCGCGGCGTCAAGATTGTAAAGTCCTATCAGCTGAACTACGCCGGCAACACCGACTTTATCAACCTGGTTATGCGCGGCGAGACCAAGCATGTCACAAAGCACGACGCAATCGAGAGCATTCTGAAAAAAGAAGTGCCGATTGCCCCCGGCTTTGCCTTTGTTGACAACCAAAACGACCAAAAAACCGCTATCATCAGCATTGAGGGCCGCAAATTCGGCGGTGCCCCGGTTCGCCTGAACCTCAAGCTCGACGTTGAAGACAGCCCAGACGCCGGCGGTATCAGCATTGACGCAATCCGCTGCTGCAAGATTGCCAAAGAGCGCGGTATGTCCGGCTCTATCGACGCCCCCAGCTCTTACTTCTTCAAGCATCCGCCGAAGCAGTTCCCCGACGATGTCTGTGAGCAGATGGTCGAGGACTTCATCGCCGGCAAATAA
- a CDS encoding NlpC/P60 family protein: MEKSVHMKTRILAIALAASCAVALTPVQSFAADSVDSLKNKQSDYAAQQQENNQKLAQLRSDKSQKEAYGTTLQSQLDVIEAQMNDYSNQVTDLDQQMQQAQTRINAKQKEITTDTAKLKERLRALYMAGGASNLQVLLSAGDVSDLYDKAEAVSVVTDHDTTLINRLKADKAAVEAEKTSIATQRQKAVAAKTSYDSKHSELSAALEETNAYLKEAGQEEIDLQDQNATLDMQAAKAAAAIESCTKTSSSSSSTSTSGSDSQSTKSTGTTQTAGNSNNSNNNTGNSTTQSSNNNSNSTNNSNSTTTTHSSGNSGSSNKGSSSSSSSSSSSHSSIGSASGVLGLAEAQLGKPYVWGAAGPDSFDCSGLVCYVYGISRCTAQDLYNMSTKVSNPQVGDLVFFGSSDNIYHVGIYVGNGQILHAPQTGDVVKISSIWTSCSYGRV; encoded by the coding sequence ATGGAGAAAAGTGTACATATGAAAACCCGAATTTTAGCGATCGCTTTAGCTGCTTCTTGTGCAGTTGCTTTGACCCCGGTACAGTCATTCGCAGCAGACAGTGTGGACAGCCTTAAAAATAAACAGTCTGATTACGCTGCCCAGCAGCAGGAAAACAACCAAAAACTGGCACAGCTGCGCTCTGATAAAAGCCAGAAAGAGGCCTATGGTACAACGCTGCAGTCGCAGCTGGATGTCATTGAGGCCCAGATGAATGACTACAGCAACCAGGTAACCGACTTAGACCAGCAGATGCAGCAGGCACAGACCCGCATTAACGCAAAGCAGAAAGAGATTACCACAGATACCGCCAAGCTGAAAGAGCGCCTGCGCGCCCTGTATATGGCAGGCGGCGCAAGCAACCTGCAGGTACTGCTTTCTGCGGGCGATGTTTCTGACCTGTACGACAAGGCAGAGGCCGTTTCGGTCGTAACCGACCACGACACCACCCTGATTAACCGCCTGAAAGCCGACAAGGCCGCGGTCGAGGCTGAAAAGACCTCTATTGCAACCCAGCGCCAAAAGGCTGTAGCGGCAAAAACCAGCTATGACAGCAAGCACTCTGAGCTTTCTGCCGCACTGGAAGAAACCAATGCTTACTTAAAAGAAGCAGGCCAGGAAGAAATTGACCTGCAGGACCAGAACGCTACTTTGGATATGCAGGCAGCAAAGGCTGCGGCAGCAATCGAGAGCTGCACCAAGACTTCTTCCTCCAGCTCTTCCACAAGTACTTCCGGCTCTGACAGCCAGAGCACCAAGAGTACCGGAACCACCCAGACTGCCGGCAACAGCAACAACAGCAACAACAACACCGGCAACAGCACAACCCAGAGCAGTAATAACAACAGCAACAGCACTAACAACAGCAACAGCACAACAACAACCCATAGCAGCGGAAACAGCGGCAGCAGCAACAAGGGCAGTTCTTCTTCCAGCTCTTCTTCCAGCAGCAGCCACTCTTCCATCGGCTCTGCTTCCGGTGTTTTGGGCCTCGCTGAGGCACAGCTTGGCAAGCCCTATGTATGGGGCGCGGCTGGCCCGGATTCCTTTGACTGCAGCGGCCTTGTGTGCTATGTGTACGGCATTTCCCGCTGCACTGCACAGGACCTGTACAATATGAGCACAAAGGTTTCTAACCCGCAGGTTGGCGACTTGGTCTTCTTCGGCAGCTCTGATAATATTTACCACGTTGGCATTTACGTGGGCAACGGCCAGATCCTTCATGCACCGCAGACCGGCGATGTTGTAAAGATTTCTTCTATCTGGACCAGCTGCAGCTACGGCCGCGTGTAA
- the rpe gene encoding ribulose-phosphate 3-epimerase, which produces MAKLAPSILSADFSALGRDIRLIDASQAAYIHIDVMDGLFVPNLSFGMPIVKAIRKDTTKPFDVHLMIQEPDTYLAAFRAAGADILTVHAEACAHLHRTVQAIRALGAKACVALNPATPLSALRYVLPDLDMVLLMTVEPGFGGAAYIPAMTRKISDLREMIQGAGLSTEIEVDGGITLQNAAEVIRAGADVLVAGSAVFHDDISANISHFYQIFQEADHE; this is translated from the coding sequence ATGGCAAAACTGGCACCCTCAATATTATCCGCGGATTTTTCCGCTTTGGGCCGCGATATCCGCCTAATAGACGCTTCTCAGGCGGCGTATATTCACATTGATGTAATGGACGGCCTTTTTGTACCGAATCTTTCGTTTGGCATGCCCATTGTCAAGGCCATACGCAAAGACACCACAAAGCCCTTTGATGTACACCTGATGATACAGGAACCCGACACCTACCTTGCCGCTTTTCGTGCGGCCGGCGCGGATATCCTGACCGTGCATGCAGAGGCCTGCGCCCACCTGCACCGCACAGTGCAGGCGATTCGGGCACTTGGGGCAAAGGCCTGCGTCGCCCTAAATCCGGCCACGCCGCTTTCGGCCCTGCGGTATGTGCTGCCCGACCTGGATATGGTGCTGCTAATGACGGTCGAGCCCGGCTTTGGCGGTGCTGCCTATATCCCCGCCATGACACGAAAAATTTCCGACCTGCGCGAAATGATTCAGGGCGCCGGCCTTTCTACGGAAATTGAGGTGGACGGCGGCATTACCCTGCAAAACGCCGCCGAGGTCATTCGCGCCGGTGCAGATGTGCTTGTGGCGGGCTCTGCGGTTTTTCACGACGATATTTCTGCAAACATCAGCCATTTCTATCAGATTTTTCAGGAGGCAGACCATGAATAA
- a CDS encoding transketolase: protein MNKQLLLQKANKIRQDIVTSIHSAKAGHPGGSLSAADIFTYLYFQELRIDPAAPKDPGRDRFVLSKGHTAPGLYSALAERGYFSTALLPTLRHIGSILQGHPDMKHIPGVDMSSGSLGQGVSAAVGMALSAKISGSSYRVYTLLGDGEIQEGQVWEAAMFAGSHHLDNLVVIVDNNNLQIDGPITEVNSPYPIDAKFKAFNFYVINVTDGNDFDQLDTAFQEAKAVKGMPVAIIAKTVKGKGVSYMENQVGWHGKAPNDEQYQLAMDELKKAGAQL from the coding sequence ATGAATAAACAGCTTTTGCTGCAAAAGGCAAACAAAATCCGCCAGGATATTGTCACCTCTATTCACAGCGCCAAAGCCGGGCACCCCGGCGGCAGCCTGTCTGCAGCGGATATTTTTACGTATTTGTATTTTCAGGAACTGCGCATTGACCCCGCCGCGCCAAAGGACCCCGGCCGCGACCGCTTTGTGCTTTCCAAGGGCCACACCGCCCCGGGGCTGTACAGTGCCCTGGCCGAGCGCGGCTATTTTTCCACTGCGCTGCTGCCCACTCTGCGGCACATCGGCTCTATCCTGCAGGGACACCCCGACATGAAGCATATCCCCGGCGTAGATATGTCGAGCGGCTCTTTGGGGCAGGGCGTTTCCGCTGCGGTGGGCATGGCGCTCTCTGCCAAAATCAGCGGCAGCAGCTACCGTGTGTACACCCTGCTGGGGGACGGCGAAATACAGGAAGGCCAGGTGTGGGAGGCCGCCATGTTTGCCGGCTCTCATCACTTAGACAACCTTGTCGTCATTGTAGACAACAACAACCTGCAAATTGACGGCCCGATTACCGAAGTCAACTCTCCCTACCCGATTGATGCAAAATTTAAGGCTTTCAATTTTTACGTCATCAATGTCACAGACGGCAACGACTTTGACCAGCTGGACACCGCTTTTCAGGAAGCAAAGGCTGTCAAGGGAATGCCGGTTGCCATTATTGCAAAGACCGTAAAGGGCAAGGGCGTTTCCTATATGGAAAACCAGGTGGGCTGGCACGGCAAGGCCCCCAATGACGAGCAGTATCAGCTTGCAATGGACGAGCTTAAAAAGGCAGGTGCACAGTTATGA
- a CDS encoding zinc-ribbon domain-containing protein encodes MKSRVKGTVCQVCADRAVKPGYNDLSTTDPELSQEWDSEKNGGLSPASLSRNSLRSVWWKCPHGHPWKAEIRDRAVDGQDCRYCEAEFHETVPQLLVMLYASRKNVRVITNTDTVLGVPLELYIPELGLAIDHQSSRYQRPQATGIVKEYMCGKRGVEYVWIPHRKGCSEVEYARKIKAAFQTVHVYLPSNEEEDIELIHRKFCEWRLKELQSIVNSADL; translated from the coding sequence GTGAAGTCCAGAGTAAAAGGCACGGTCTGTCAGGTATGCGCAGATAGGGCGGTGAAGCCCGGTTACAATGACCTTTCCACAACAGACCCGGAGCTGTCGCAGGAGTGGGACAGCGAGAAAAACGGAGGACTGAGCCCAGCTTCGCTCTCTCGCAACTCCTTACGGAGCGTCTGGTGGAAATGTCCGCATGGGCACCCTTGGAAAGCTGAGATACGGGACAGAGCTGTTGACGGGCAGGATTGTAGATACTGCGAAGCCGAGTTTCATGAGACCGTTCCTCAACTGCTTGTCATGCTGTATGCCAGTCGGAAGAATGTGCGGGTGATTACGAACACAGATACTGTTCTTGGCGTTCCACTTGAGTTGTATATACCTGAGCTTGGCCTTGCGATAGACCACCAAAGCTCACGGTATCAAAGGCCGCAGGCAACAGGCATCGTGAAAGAGTATATGTGCGGCAAACGAGGCGTAGAGTATGTCTGGATTCCTCATCGGAAAGGATGCTCCGAAGTCGAATACGCCAGAAAGATAAAGGCAGCATTTCAAACTGTCCATGTTTATCTTCCATCCAACGAAGAAGAGGATATTGAGCTCATACATAGAAAATTCTGTGAGTGGAGATTGAAAGAACTCCAATCTATTGTAAACTCGGCAGATTTGTGA